The following proteins are co-located in the bacterium genome:
- a CDS encoding filamentous hemagglutinin N-terminal domain-containing protein: protein MQNRYSIDQTLGHVQDVLRRALVVLLCVLLPTVGLPSSALAESTVEVIDVPVGDVSFGDTPGCTNCAIHQSSQDAIVHLGNLQLDAADTLRIHQPNAQARMLARISGGNPSVIDGTVHADATLILVNPAGVMFGVDSVVNAGELFAAAGSMSNADFLAGDARFTELSGGVVNHGRINADAVSLIGNYVANHGEIFVETGAIAMVAGGEAYIGKVGGHLLIRLSGNADALGRNAAVENSGILDAGASGQVSLSAGDVLGAIAVRHTGSTRAGEISLDAGSEGVVGVSGTLDASNLEAGGTGGSVDVFGRHVGVFGATIDASGDAGGGRIRVGGDFHGEGEVPMAFETVVDAETRMSADAISQGDGGQVVVWSDGATGFYGDINARGGLGAGDGGFVEVSGKDTLRFHGHVDTQASNGERGSLLLDPTNVNIRDWTVPKDGSDVDNDAYSFAGGVFGETRAPEGTIWAHQFGPVELFYSELEGLSASTDIHIEATNNITLEDLADDQLSLATTGSVTFMADADMDGSGTFSMGSSDTIRAEGADLSISAAQIVVGSLDTSGAAGDQSGKISLLASDDLTVLGTLTSGGGDVSLVADSDTNQLGDVILSGDVFTAGGDFNSSGIGFSQGARILDARSAAGNGSVNLEHEVLQVTGTVYGEDVTLTGIGSNATIRVGGALKAIDELRINNTDQLEIAANAQLMAGGELLARDTIGSVALEGTGAHTLAAGGDLHLADVTSTSGGPLQLAAGGSAELGAVEIGGDLMVLVDSDGDSSETLSIGEVQAASVHLRGGSGATNDDRIAIGQNIDADSGSIRIENFESVELAGGVDLTASELVDLRFSVGEFELTGDHGQTNRIIGQTGVHIDTEVRGSDRPDLTLATGGLGDIFVGGLQGVGRLMLGHAADASVEGELEATTVRLDNLTESARFLNRVAIEQLETGFGDYAVEFTGGGVIAGDTSFFNTGGVVLGDDAADSIEFSGGLDTSAGHTRGYGAVSTRNEQIDMDTLSLDGDLSLDSGAADLRVHGAIDGASMLGVRTSENALFSGAIGANTALSGLVADAASTRIDGGSVNTSGTQTFTGDLILGTDTSLQAGSGDVVILGDVDSASPTTPSALHVEAGGNVTSDGVLGGVAQLSSVVLEAADHLSTRGARTSGLQSYNAGGEIRTAGEFASDTGEIAFHSPVVLLDDTTVRAHTSVDFDSTIDAAAGSDAELDIALSAAGALARLNGDVGASRRPGALRIAADEIELGGEQISTVREIALNAAGRNLASTTATIWHDEGSLRLESQNVTLGKREKLSVGGDLEIRATDTAFLSDLTAAGALSVTAAKIVLQVRESGPVLLADGSIVADNGSDFIANSIDFSSVPTLSSAGQVVFATPSGGEVSSTLDGFMNTALDPTGPRTLRAADLRRSGRTLDGVATGPERTNPAKSFQGLAPLPAAGFEAPDAEDAASLTVGELMQYLRGGRGLAEDAVPGAAQSPWRGMPTAIAEFARQLYGALFRNGDSEPLRTALANAVTKHLQAGGGWPLHGAELRAFVLSARRDPRTAEILDHLSTLLEAVRRLGLTQVEFELMRAELLEPITPEGMRSEELAAAL from the coding sequence TTGCAGAACCGCTACAGCATCGATCAAACACTCGGGCACGTCCAGGACGTGTTGCGCCGTGCCCTGGTCGTTCTGCTGTGCGTTCTGCTCCCGACCGTCGGCCTGCCCTCTTCGGCCCTGGCCGAGAGTACGGTCGAAGTAATCGATGTTCCCGTCGGTGACGTGAGCTTTGGAGATACGCCCGGGTGCACGAATTGTGCGATCCACCAGTCGTCCCAGGACGCAATCGTGCATCTGGGCAATCTCCAGCTCGACGCCGCAGATACTCTGCGCATCCATCAGCCGAACGCGCAGGCGCGCATGCTCGCGCGCATCAGCGGTGGAAACCCGAGCGTGATCGATGGCACGGTGCACGCGGATGCGACCTTGATCCTGGTCAATCCCGCCGGTGTGATGTTCGGAGTCGATTCGGTCGTGAATGCCGGGGAGCTCTTCGCGGCGGCTGGAAGCATGTCGAACGCCGACTTCCTTGCGGGCGACGCGCGTTTCACAGAACTCAGCGGCGGCGTGGTCAACCACGGGCGCATCAACGCCGACGCCGTCTCGTTGATCGGAAACTACGTCGCGAACCACGGCGAGATATTCGTGGAGACGGGCGCAATCGCCATGGTTGCCGGGGGCGAAGCCTATATCGGCAAGGTCGGCGGGCACCTCTTGATTCGTCTTTCCGGAAACGCCGACGCGCTCGGGCGGAATGCAGCCGTCGAAAACTCCGGAATCCTCGATGCCGGTGCATCCGGACAGGTAAGCCTGTCTGCGGGAGACGTACTGGGCGCGATCGCCGTGCGCCACACGGGCAGCACGCGCGCCGGTGAGATCTCGCTGGACGCCGGAAGCGAAGGCGTAGTTGGCGTTTCGGGCACTCTGGACGCTTCGAACCTCGAAGCCGGTGGAACCGGTGGCTCGGTGGACGTCTTCGGTCGCCACGTCGGAGTGTTCGGCGCAACGATCGACGCTTCGGGCGATGCTGGTGGCGGACGCATCCGCGTCGGTGGAGACTTCCACGGCGAGGGCGAGGTTCCAATGGCCTTCGAGACAGTTGTCGACGCCGAGACCCGAATGAGCGCCGACGCGATCTCGCAGGGCGACGGCGGTCAGGTGGTCGTCTGGTCTGACGGCGCGACCGGCTTCTACGGCGACATCAACGCGCGCGGAGGGCTGGGTGCGGGTGACGGCGGATTCGTCGAAGTCTCCGGCAAGGACACGCTGCGCTTCCACGGCCACGTCGATACGCAGGCCAGCAACGGAGAGCGCGGAAGCCTGTTGCTCGATCCGACCAATGTGAACATTCGCGACTGGACCGTCCCCAAGGACGGTAGCGACGTCGACAACGATGCATACAGCTTTGCAGGCGGCGTGTTCGGCGAAACCCGCGCGCCCGAGGGAACCATCTGGGCGCACCAGTTCGGACCCGTGGAACTGTTCTACTCCGAACTCGAAGGACTTTCCGCCTCGACCGATATCCACATCGAAGCAACCAACAACATCACCCTCGAAGACCTCGCCGACGATCAGTTGAGCCTGGCGACGACCGGCTCCGTCACATTCATGGCCGATGCGGACATGGACGGCTCGGGTACGTTCAGCATGGGTTCCAGTGACACGATCCGCGCCGAAGGCGCAGACCTGTCGATCTCGGCGGCGCAGATCGTCGTGGGATCCCTCGACACAAGCGGTGCTGCGGGAGATCAGTCGGGCAAGATCTCCCTGCTGGCCAGCGACGACCTGACCGTGCTGGGAACACTGACTAGCGGAGGCGGTGACGTCTCGCTCGTGGCCGACAGCGACACCAATCAACTGGGCGATGTGATCCTGTCGGGCGATGTGTTCACGGCCGGTGGCGACTTCAATAGTTCGGGGATCGGCTTCTCGCAAGGAGCCCGTATCCTGGACGCCCGGTCGGCTGCTGGAAACGGTTCGGTAAACCTCGAACACGAAGTGTTACAGGTCACCGGCACGGTCTACGGAGAGGATGTGACCCTGACGGGCATCGGTTCCAACGCGACAATTCGCGTGGGCGGTGCGCTGAAAGCAATCGACGAGCTGCGCATCAACAATACCGACCAGCTCGAGATCGCTGCAAACGCTCAACTAATGGCCGGCGGCGAACTCCTTGCGCGCGACACGATCGGCTCGGTGGCCCTCGAGGGCACGGGCGCACATACTCTGGCCGCCGGTGGCGATTTGCATCTGGCCGACGTGACCTCCACCTCGGGCGGACCCCTGCAACTCGCAGCGGGCGGCAGTGCAGAACTGGGCGCGGTCGAGATCGGCGGCGACCTGATGGTACTCGTCGACTCCGACGGTGATTCCAGCGAGACGTTGAGCATCGGCGAAGTCCAGGCGGCTTCGGTGCACCTGCGCGGCGGTAGCGGCGCCACAAACGACGACCGCATCGCGATCGGCCAGAACATCGACGCCGACTCCGGATCGATCCGAATCGAGAATTTCGAAAGCGTCGAACTCGCAGGGGGCGTCGACCTGACCGCCTCCGAACTGGTGGACCTGCGCTTCAGTGTGGGAGAATTCGAACTGACCGGTGATCACGGACAGACCAATCGCATCATCGGTCAGACCGGTGTGCACATCGACACCGAGGTGCGAGGCAGTGATCGTCCGGATCTCACTCTGGCGACCGGCGGACTCGGGGACATCTTCGTCGGAGGGCTTCAGGGTGTGGGTCGCCTGATGCTCGGGCACGCAGCGGACGCCAGCGTCGAAGGCGAACTCGAAGCCACGACCGTCCGCCTGGACAACCTCACGGAGAGCGCCCGGTTCCTGAACCGCGTGGCGATCGAGCAACTCGAGACCGGTTTTGGCGACTACGCAGTCGAGTTCACAGGCGGCGGTGTGATCGCCGGCGACACGAGTTTCTTCAACACCGGAGGTGTAGTTCTGGGTGATGACGCCGCTGACTCCATCGAGTTCAGCGGCGGACTCGACACCAGCGCAGGCCACACCCGTGGATATGGCGCGGTTTCGACTCGTAACGAACAGATCGATATGGATACATTGTCACTCGACGGCGACCTTTCCCTGGACTCCGGCGCCGCAGACCTGCGCGTGCACGGTGCGATCGACGGCGCTTCAATGCTCGGCGTGCGCACGAGCGAGAACGCACTCTTCAGTGGCGCCATCGGCGCAAACACGGCGCTCTCGGGCCTGGTGGCCGACGCGGCATCCACCCGGATCGACGGCGGAAGCGTGAACACCAGTGGAACGCAGACCTTCACCGGCGACCTGATACTCGGAACCGATACGTCCCTGCAGGCCGGGTCGGGCGACGTCGTGATCCTGGGCGATGTGGATTCCGCATCGCCGACCACCCCGAGCGCCTTGCACGTCGAAGCCGGTGGTAACGTCACCAGCGATGGCGTTCTCGGCGGAGTCGCGCAGCTCTCGAGCGTCGTGCTCGAGGCGGCCGATCACCTGAGCACGCGCGGTGCGCGGACGAGCGGACTGCAGAGTTACAATGCGGGTGGCGAGATTCGCACGGCGGGCGAATTCGCAAGCGACACGGGAGAGATCGCCTTCCATTCCCCGGTCGTGCTACTCGACGATACGACGGTTCGAGCGCACACGTCGGTTGACTTCGATTCGACGATCGATGCCGCTGCGGGAAGTGACGCAGAACTCGACATCGCGTTGAGCGCGGCCGGAGCGCTGGCGCGTCTGAACGGTGACGTCGGCGCGAGCCGAAGACCCGGCGCGTTGCGCATCGCCGCCGACGAAATCGAACTGGGCGGTGAGCAGATCTCGACCGTCCGCGAAATCGCACTCAATGCCGCGGGTCGGAACCTTGCCTCGACGACCGCCACCATCTGGCACGACGAAGGCTCACTTCGGCTCGAGTCCCAGAACGTGACGCTGGGCAAACGAGAAAAGCTCTCGGTCGGCGGAGATCTCGAGATTCGCGCCACCGATACCGCCTTTCTGTCCGATCTGACCGCCGCAGGTGCCCTCAGTGTGACGGCCGCGAAGATCGTCCTCCAGGTCAGAGAGTCGGGTCCGGTCCTGCTGGCCGATGGAAGCATCGTGGCCGATAACGGGAGCGACTTCATCGCGAACTCGATCGACTTCTCGAGTGTGCCGACGCTGTCTTCCGCTGGCCAGGTGGTCTTCGCGACACCGAGCGGGGGCGAAGTCAGCTCGACCCTCGACGGCTTCATGAATACCGCACTCGACCCGACCGGGCCGCGAACCCTGCGTGCCGCAGATCTGCGCAGATCGGGCCGGACACTCGACGGTGTTGCGACCGGACCCGAGCGCACAAATCCGGCCAAGAGTTTCCAGGGCCTGGCGCCCTTGCCCGCCGCTGGTTTCGAAGCACCCGATGCCGAGGACGCCGCGAGCCTGACGGTCGGCGAATTGATGCAGTATCTGCGCGGCGGGCGCGGACTGGCTGAGGACGCCGTTCCCGGAGCCGCGCAGTCGCCCTGGCGCGGCATGCCGACCGCCATCGCGGAATTCGCCCGACAGCTCTACGGAGCCCTCTTCCGAAACGGCGACTCCGAACCGCTGCGGACCGCGCTGGCCAACGCGGTCACGAAGCACCTGCAAGCCGGCGGAGGCTGGCCACTACACGGAGCCGAGTTGCGCGCCTTCGTGCTCAGCGCGCGCCGGGATCCCCGCACTGCCGAGATCCTGGACCACTTGAGCACCCTGCTCGAAGCCGTGCGCCGCCTGGGCCTGACCCAGGTCGAGTTCGAGCTGATGCGCGCCGAGTTGCTCGAACCCATCACCCC